The nucleotide sequence atatttgccgcGTAAataaagggaagcgccacctagctgccggCCTTgatttgcagcctaagatccgacggtgtaagtcacttacacctgtcggatcttagggagatctatgcggaacctgattctatgaatcagctgcatagatccgaccgacggaactaagagatacaatggtgtatcaggagatacgtcgtcgtatctctatctgaatctggcccagtatgtgggtatagtgttgcatgaccgagcaatttccatttaaaatgtgacagtgctgaaagctgcaaATTGGCCTGAactggaagggggtgaaagtgtttgGACTCAAAACAATGTAAATGATttgaacatgcaaaaacaaatggCATTCACTACATTAAAGAGAaaagttttacaaaaaatattttcacaGAGAACAAACCCCTACCTTAGGAATGTTATATCCCTTAAAGTTGGTATCTCTTGTCACTAAGTGTGCAACATTAACCGGAAGAATATCACAGAATCTCTGGATCTCGTAGATTACAGCATCTGTATACGGCATTTTGCTCCGGTCTTCAATGTTCGGGATGCGATTTTGTCCAATAACCCGATCTATTTCCTCAAGAACTTTGTCTGggaaatattaatataaatataaaacaaaaacaatacttTAGCAATCTTAGAGGTTTATTTATGCAAAACATTGTTGTGCAAATGGCACAGCATCTGCATTGCCAAAACACATAATTCCCATAATACGtctaatatgtttatttcctatgattgtcagtTCTTTCTAGTGCTATAATGCACTAAACTACCTCAATCAGACACATTAGACACATTATGGGTGTTATTTTCTATAGCTTTGTGGATGCTGAGAAATTTGCACAGCACATGTTTTATGAAGAGACCCTTAAGAGTACAATAACACaaagcattaaagtgattgtaaagttttttttttttttctttaaccacttcagtttccgcccatagtcaaatggcgtccacagatgggatctcctatcctgggtggatgacgtcctgggcttcccggccatctaggATGTGCGAGCATGCCTGCAGCATTGCTCTGGACCCGGTGCACGTGCCTGgcagccacgatgtccgccgggcacccgcaattgcctgCAATCACgtcaggaccatggatctgtgtgtgtaaacacacagatccgggtcttgtcagaggtgaggagaccgatttgTGTGTTCCCagcacagaggaacacagatcggtctcctccccttgtgagtcccctccccctacagttaggatCACTCCCTAggcaacatatttaaccccttcagcgccccctagtgttaacccccttctctgtcagtcacatttacacagtaatcagtgcagttttatagcattaatcgctgtataaaattgttgtttttttttttaaattgccgctcttcctttgtttatagcgcaaaaaataaaaactgcagaggtgatcaaataccaccaaaataaagctctatttgtggggggaaaaaaggacgcaaattttgtttgggtgcaatgtcgcatgaccgtgcaattatcagttaaagcaactctgtgccaaattgtaaaaaagtgctcttgtcaggaggggggcgggggggaatcttctggggctgaaacggttaaataacaaacatgttatacttacctcctctgtggagttggttttgaacagagcagcccaaatccccctcttcttgggttcctcattgctgctcctggcccctccctcccatcaagtgccccccacagcaagcagctcgctatgggggcacccgagccaagtcacagctccgtgtgtccattcagacacggagcccctgCACGGctccctctctcttctgattggctaactgagtcAATTGCACCACTGCTGTATCTCAGCTAATCAGAAGGAGAGTCCCGGATTGCTAAGAtaagacactcatggacatcgctggagagagagggggctcaggtaagtaattaggggggctggggaggctactacacacagaaggttttttatcttaatgcatagaatacattaaagcagagttccgctgtttttttttttttaaagtcagcagctacaaatactgcagctgctgacttttaatattaggacacttacctgtcctgggtgcccgcaatgttggcacccgaagccgatctctccctcggctctcgggtgttgccgccaccatctttggtaagggaatcaggaagtgaagcatttcggcttcacttcctggttccctactgctcatgcgcgagtcgcactgcgcaATCCCACtaatccctgctgtcttctgggcccTTTGTGTCTCCCAAAAGGCACCGGATGTGGCGTAGATTACTGCAGTGATCTATGGAGCAAATACctgaattacacaggtatctgctccctcctcctcctcctgaaaggtgccaaatgtgacaaggaggggggggggattccaaaaagcgtaagttaaatttttgggtggaattccactttaagataaaaaaccttctgcctttacaactcctttaaccacttgccgaccagctgctgtAAAGTTTTAcagtggcagaatggcatggctgggagaAACAACGTTATGTTACGCCGACTCGCTTTTTGGTCGCTAGGGGCTCGTCCACAGGCACGATGACTGCCGGCCACCTGCAATCGCTTGTGACAGAGcaagaactgggatctgtgtgtgtaaacacacagatcccgattCTCTCAAGGGAGCAGAGACTTATCGTGTGTTCatacgtgggagtgacgtcacacggcTCTGGACAATCACAGAGTCTGCAGCCCCGAAAGGAAAATGGGCGAATATAGATGCGGCCTGTAGCAGGGATAACGCagactttgtttgcaggtaaatgtcagataatgtgctagtatgtgatgcatactagcatactagcacattatgcctttacttgcAGGGacgaagaaaggaaggaaaacccaccagggtttacttcttctttaaaggggttgtaaaccttcgtgttaaggtgaaaaaacttctggcagtgaccggccccccagacccccctgttttacttacctgagctccttcATTCTCTCAGCAGAGGCgcgctctccctctctgcacgggGTCCCGGCTTTTGATTGaataatagcagcgcagccattggctcccgctgctgtcaatcagattcAATGATGCGGGCACTGGGGGGTAGGGCCGAGTCCCGCTATCTGTGTGAATACACGCAGAAGCAGGACTGGGGAGCACGCCTGCACGGGGGTCCACCAAGGAGAACGCTTCTCCGAGGTGGACAcccaatgcggggaggagctaccagtgccaccaggggaccccagaagaggacaattggggccactctgtgcaaaacaaactgcacagtggaggtatgacatgtttgttatttttaaaattaaataaaaaggagggtttacaaaccctttatgTTAGGAGTCATCTGTCTTGCTCCAACTAATTTAGATGGTTGAgaactaaaatatatatttttttttaataaacaagggcaccccctttttcttttaatGAGTCTTTTACTGCTTAGTACTCCCCAGTAGTTACCTTGTATCTCAGGATATCTCATAAGTATGAGGAATCCATGTCGCAGGGTGCTACTGACTGTTTCAGTTCCAGCAAAGAACAAGTTCAGTATTGTCAGTATCATGTTTCTTGTGTCAAAGTGTGTATTGCCATtttcctaaaaataataaatgttatgataataataatattagtaaaAAGGAACTCAAGATTTCTCTATGTACAGAAGAAAGTGACTTGGAATTGTAAAGGAAGAGGAGAAACTTCATTGGGTGGTGATCGCAAAAGCGTGCTTAGTGTAGAAGCGGAAAAATATGTGTATGAGTAGAAAAATAGATGATAAATCAATGTGTGTAATACAATATTCCCCTACaaagaataaagggccagattcacaaaagagatatgacggcgtatctcctgatacgccgtcgtatctctgtgatccgcccgtcgtatctatgcggctgattcatagaatcagttacgcatagataaccctaagatccgacaggtgtaattgactaacaccgttggatcttaggatgcaattctaggcgtAGAATtagcaaatgactagttacggcgattcacaaacgtacgctttacccgtcgctctaaatttacgtagtttccgtcgagatacggcGTGTAAaaataaggctgccctctaggtggcctagccaatgttaagtatggccgtcgttcccgcgtcgaaattttaaaattcacgtagtttgcgtaagtcgtccgtgaatggcgctggatgccatttacgttaacgaaaccaatgacgtccttgcgacgtcatttagcgcaatgcacgtcgggtaatttgacggacggagcatgcgcagtacgttcggcgcgggaacgcgcctaatttaaatggtgcccgccccatttgaattaggcgggcttgcgccgagcggatttacgttacaccgccgcaagtttacaggtaagagctttgtgaatcaggcacttacgctgtaaacttgcggcggtgtaatgtaaatgggatacgttacgccgccgcagcgtaacgtaattgtctgtgaatctggcccaaagtacttaATTCTAATGCCCACCAAACACagtcataattattattattattattattataatgcacgagttatatagtgccatcagtttgtgcagcgctttataaaatgaaggcagacagtacagttacaatacaatttactacaagaggaattagagggccctgataataatgccctgtacacgcgatctgaactttgtccgaccaaattcacatcggaattctgacagaatttcatcggagtaaaatagaacatgttctctatgtaaactccgatagaattcatcagaatttctgatggaataactccgatggggcatgcacacaatcggaatttccgatggaaaaagtccgtctgactttttccatcggaaattccgatcgtgtgtaaggggcttTAGAGCTAACAACCTAAAAGAGAAGGCCAAGTGAAACAAAAGGTCTTAACTGTGAGGTAACAGCTGATTTAGAAAGTAAAAGTCCAGTTGGTACGAGGAGGCAGGATAGGCTGAGTGTTTGGGGGAGAAGGACCTTGGTCAGATAGGTGACTAAGAACTTGATGGTTACTCCGtcagagaaccttccagaagaacaaccatctctgcagtatTCCACAAATCAGGCCTGTATTGTAGAGTGACCAGACAAAAGCCACTccccagtaaaaggcacatgacagcccacctggagttttccaaaaggcacctgaaggaccatGAGAAACACAAttatctggtctgatgaaacaaagattgaactctttagcCTGAATGGCAAGCCCCATGTCTGGAGGAATCCAGGCACTGTGcttatcacctggccaataccatccctacagtgaaacatggtggtggcagcatcatgctctgGGGATattttcatcttccaacaggacaacaaccctaagcatACAGCCAAGTGTgaagtgaacccagccttagtgatGAAAGGGTTGGTGGGATCAactaatgagcacagcagaggaCTCTGGAGACCGACACTCATGGAATTGTCGGTTTCTCAAGAGCCTTCAGTTGGTGATTAATCTTTCTTACATTGGGGTATGAGGGCATGGGCAGATCTTACTTTGAAGCAGTCAGGTTAACCCTTTCCCACTGCCACCTCTTGACTCTTTAAGTGAATCTAAATGCAGGGAGGcgttctgatcatgtgacccctGTGATTGGCAGTCGCAacagtcacatgatcggaaagcttaCAATATGCATCGGGAGCTTTCTGGTACATGGTCGTTTCTGTGCTCAGCACAGTAAAGTGTTTACATAGGGCCACATATATGTGGCCACTCAGCGATACCACCAGCTGAGAGGCCACATATATTCTGCAGATCGGCGGGGAGAGGTTAAAGAATTTAGAGTTGTTTGTAGGTTCCTGCAATAATCATTTCATTGCATGTTATTGTAATTAATTCACATACTTGCTGCTGCTTGATAAGAAAACAGTCAATGTAATCCCGAGGAAAGTTGGGATCCAACGTCTCCTGGTTTATCTTCACTCTCTCTAAAATGAAATTCCTCAGTTTATCCAGATGActgtttattctctgatgaggTCCCGGAATGTAGTACATGATTTCTGGGAGCATTTCCTGCAACTGGATCATACACAAAAGAAGTATTTTTTACAAGCCTCCAAATTCGACAAAAAACAAAGCTCAGGTTGTGGTGCTATCAGCTTCATTTTGAAAGTTTTCATCAAAATTAAAgccgtattaaacccaaaaacaaaaatgttttatatttcagtttaccaatccttaggccccgtacacacgaccaaacatgtatgctgaaactgatccgcggaccagtttcagcatacatgttcggtcatgtgtaggcgcgagcgggccgaattccagcaaacatttgcccgccgggccttttcccagcagacaaatattcctggacgtgttttaaaaccgtccgctggaatcctgcccgctcggacatgtacggtcgtcagtacagacctaccgtacatgtccgagcgcccgccgtccctcgcatgcgtcgaatgacttcaacgcatgcgtggaagcctttaaatggcaggcccgcccacgtcgccgcgtcatcgccgcgtcatcatcggcgacgacgcggacacgccccgcgtaatgtttacgcgctgacttctgtacgatggttagtacaaccatagtacagaagccctctggcaggcatgtacggtgaaaacggtccgacggaccggtttcaccgtacatgtttgctcgttagtacccggcctaagatgtggtggctgcattcattttctttttttaggctttttgttTCCTTTACATCCACACTTTGATATGGATAGGAAGTCTTTCTTTAACATACCAAGCTGTCtagcaaaagtggcagttagggggttgagacaaaccatttaagccTGACAAAGCTGCTCACAATGAtcacattttcatttatttaactCTGTAAGCAGGTTGAAAATGTGTGTGCAGTTAGTTGTCCAGTAGCCGACCCATGCTGGGGAAAGAGTTAAACATTTTCAGTTCAGGGGCTTTTGATTTTTGCGGGCCCACCTGTGATATAAATAAGGGGACAGCTAAGATCCACGAGCTCTGTAGAACAGGAACTTAGACACAGGTTTTGTAGACTCACCTGCAGGCACATGAGTGGCACTGAAGAAACCAGGGACTATGGACAGCATCCGAGCTATGAATAATTCCATAATGGACTATCACCTCATGGAGGTATGCCGGGGCCATGGCATTACCTTAGTTAGGATCAAGGACGGTATGCCGCATCATGTTCAGTTATATTACTGTAACCTTTATAAGCAGTAGCAGCCAGTGgtatattttcttggggggggtggcaaacagcgCACAGCCAGCCCGGTCGGGTCACCCGCAACACTTTCCCTGGACAGTGCTTCCCTACGAGCGAAGTGCGACTGGCTTCCCCCGTTTCCTTCTCGGCTTCACGATAATGTCCTCGCTatgtgtctcctccctcctcctcccaagGCCAATAGGCTAGCTTCTCCTTTCGGACATTTGGGAAATTagtcctgcttcctgattggctgggaggcagATTCatttattcgctattgtcacacaactaggtgttctgcgccccgagcccacccctttttgaagcctattggagcaTCTGGCGCATTGCatttagattagggggccggatgcTTGGATATGGGGGAGGCTGGACAGGTTACCACTGGGTATGAGCCTTGTCTGAACTTATTCAAAGGGGTGCATTCTGTTCTGGAGTATtccaaagaacctgggtctctgAAGCACATGTGGGGTATGAAGCAACACTGCTACAAAGGGGTTAACTTGGCAAAGACCAGAAGAGGAGTGTAGTTgctaagaccaaaaaaaaaaaatcaatgcagtcGCCATATTTTAAGTTATAAtgcaccttttcagaaaaaaaaggtgaactaacaccctACAGCCTCCCAACTTTTCCTGTCCCCACTGCACTTACCTCTTTAGCTGATACAGTTTCATCATCCACACAGCCCGGTGCAACGATCCTGGGGTTTGAAAACCATGCTGTTCTTCCTCTTATTTCCCTAGAGAGGCTGGGACAGATCACAGCACTTCTGACTGGTGATTGCTGGGATGTGACcgtgctgaccaatcagaactGCTGTATTTCATCACCTTTTTTTCTAATAGGTGAGATATAATTGTAAGGATTGATAAGCCACAATATATCCATTGTTGTACATACATgatttataatgaaaaaaaaaagatttataaaagTCATCTGCATACTTTTTCATAGGGAATgaaagactgatgccgcgtacacacggtcgttttttgtgatgaaaaaaaacaaaatttttaaaaacgtcatttaaaatgaccgtgtgtggggaaaacgttgttttatgtcttctgaaaaacgaccaaaaaaataattcgagcatgcttcaattttcaatgtcatttttcaaaacgtcgtattttgtgtcataaaaaatcaccgggtgtagctaaaacaacgtttaaaacaacaattttaaacccgcgcatgctcagaagcaagttatgaagcttgaatggaacagagtgccgccgcgctttgctagagcattttgaaaaaacgatggtgtgtaggcaacttagttttttaaaatgaagtttgaaaaacttcgttttttttcatgagaaaaaatgaagttttttttttatcacaaaaaacgaccgtgtgtacgcgacattacatATTTTTTCACATCAGCTAATTATTTAATCATGACAAAAAAGAGACATACGTTTTGAGGAAAGTGGATAATGAGAATTTTGAACAGCCTTTTCCTGTACTATATCATTCACCAGAATTTGGTAACCacagttcagtttttttatttattttttaccataattTCAGCAGTTGATTGCTTTGTTGTATGcctgttttattaatattatccAGGTTGATTATTTCAGCATCAAGTCTTACAACACTGTTCCAAAGAGGTGATTTCAAACAAACCTTCACCTCCTCCTTCCCCATATCTCTCCATTACTCTATTCCCATTAcacaactggtagaattttttttttggggggggggggggttacgtgGCTCTTCTGCAGGACTGGGTCCTGTACTttcttacttaaagcggagctccacccagaaatgggtggaactctgcatgacttccttcggtgtcacatttggcaccttttgggtgggggggagcagatacatgtcaaatccaggtatttgctcccacttctgggcatagatcgtTGCACATTCTGCGGCTGACTGCGCAATGTCCggcccttctgccccccccccgctgtcttctgggagacacacaggtcccagaagataacAGGGACCATTCATAtaacgcgcagcgcgactcgcccaTTCACAGTAGGGAACTACCAGTattggtggcggcagcacctatGAGCCGATTcgaagatcggcttcgggtgaggacattgcaggctccctggacaggtaagtgtccatatattaaaagtcagcagctacagtatttgtagctatttacgtttaaaaaaaaatcccagtcggaactccactttaagctagaaTTATGTCAACCCCCTGCCTGAAGCCTCCTGGAATACTGATGCCATCCCATGAGGGTTCTTCAGAGAAATCCATGTTCCACTGTTTACTGTTCATGTACCAGTAACATGCTGATGACATCAGACACGAATATGGTGGTGTGTGGACCCAGGGTGTGTTGACACTCTGAGACAGATGTTGGTTTAAACCAGACAATGCTTGATTCCATTAGTGGGTGAGTTGTTTGTCGACAACCAAGGGTTCAAGGTAAGAGGAGGTAAGAGGGTGAAAAGCGAAGGGAgagaagttcctctttaagatcaATGCTCCTCAGTAAGCCATGAAGCACCAGCGTCACCTACCTGTCCCCAAGAGCCGCTCATGTCTTTGAATGTTGAAGCAAACAAGTTCAAGAGTTGCTGAAAATTCTTATCCTCATATTCAAAACGGTTTCCAAACACTATAGAACAGATGACATTGGAAACAGCCTGGACTAGGAGGTTTGTTGGGTCGATGATTTTTTCTGcaggcaaatgaaaaaaaatctagTCATTGTACAGGTTTGCAACACTCCTATACTTCAGACCAACCGCATATAAGTGTTATTTTGTAGTGCTAAAATATGGGGTCTGGGTGCCAAATGACAGCCAAATCCTAGAAAAGTCTGCCACTCCTTCCATAGCGCTGCCTATAGGCATAAGCCTAAGGTACATAATAAGAAAAATCCTCAAGAATGTATTCTTCATAAAATGCAATATTCAAAAAAGTATTCttcataaaaagtgcaaaaaacaaaGATATCAATAGCATCAAGCTGCATAACCAAAAAATTACATATAAGGAATAAAGTACAGAATCGTGTCAAATCTTCATAGAAGAGTGCAAATAATAGTGGCAtcaaaaatatcaaattttaatGAAGatgtacaaaaaatgtatttagagaATCTAATCATAAAGTGCAAAATACGCCAACAAgggaaatttatatatatataaaaaagtagaaaaatccCATCATAAATAAATGAGAAACAGTTCAtcaaataaagtgcatgtgcaagaaaTCCAATTAATTTCCACCATCCGATGTGTGCTATTGGTTTGGCCCAGCCTCTCACTTCTACAGGTCAAATCAAGCCTCTGGAGATGGAGTACTGGTTCCACAGCAATCATTTGGTTTCCAGAAAATCCAAGGCAAGACGACACTGACTTATGAAGCAATTTCCCCGACTCATCCAATACAGATCACATGCAATAAAAGATGGGGGGCTCCATGGTGTAGTAttccagaaaaaaatgtatttctaaaaCAAGTAGTAACTCACAGTTTAAGATAGCACAATACAGCTTCAGAAACGTGGGGACTTTCAGTCCTGGCTGACAGCTACCGGCTCCTCCCTGACACGTTGCATCACtgaacacgtgacttcatcaaaaGCCAGTTTAAATAGCAGAGTCCGCTGTTATGgtaattttccttttttggtGTATTTTGAACTTTATGATTAGATTCTCTAAATTTTGCACATCTTCATGAAAATTTGATATTTTTGATGCCACAATTATTTGCACTTTTCTATGAAGATTGGACACGATTCTGCACTTTATTCCTTATATGTAATTTTTACACTAGTTATGCAGCCTGATGCTATTGATATCtttgttttttgcactttttttgaaGAATACTTTCTTGAATATTGCAGTATATGTTAGTTATTATCAGTAAGCGCCACATTACTCtgcttttttatctattttagtgTGGGGACACCTTTTATGTTGGCAGCTAATCATTAGCCctccttttaatacattttttggtttgcgcattagtaattttttttcacaaagtacTTATACTTCATAATAAAAATCCTGCTATGGCTTGGAGGAATAGGTAGATACATCCAGTCTCCAAGTGAGACTGCAGATCAACTGGTGCTGAACCACCAACACAAACCATGAATGTTGGGGTACATGGACATATGAGGTGGGCCACATCTGATATGCTATGAAACAATCAAAATATactgtaattttttacattttagaagggGGAATGTTGTTCTGTTGTTCATTCCTATTGCAGTGAAACAGATTTTTCACAACTAGATTGGGCGTGATAGGAAACAACAACAAATTCCCTTCAGATTCCTAAATAAGTCCCATTTTGGGAacatcaaaaataaaatgtatcaatTTTTTCTCTGCGAAACACGACTACATTTTTAATCTTGCACTGcatgtacatatattttatattccatccaagacacacacaagcagacaacATACCTTTCTGAGATTTGATCTCTGCCACCAGAAACTCTGCTTCCTCCTGTATTCTCTCttcaatagattttttccccatcCCAAAATTTCTGAGCATGGTGAGTGAAAACCTGCGCAAATCTTTCCATAGTTCCCCATTGCTGAAGACGATTCCTGCAAAACAATAATCAGAAATGTACAAAAAAGGAGTGAAAACTGCTGTTCTCATATAAAAAGTgggggctggtgctcaatatttgggggggcagcaaactaACACCCCTCCGCACAGGTGAAGGATGGTGGTGATAAGTCCACACCCCCCCATGAAAGACAGACAGCCACGATCCCCCCACCCAACCACGGGAGAGTCCTTGGCCAATCAAGGCCTCCGAGAGgaaaatcaggaagacaatagcgaatatcaatttactattgtcacacaagtgggtggagcACTGCGCCACGAGTCCacatttttttaagccaattagagcctcaggctctaatcatgtgcttaaaaaaactcTATTGGAATTCATGCGTCCGGCACATCCATAATTGTGTCCATTAAAACTCATgaatattaaaggggagttccagccattttttaagtttattaaaagtcagcagctacaaaaagtgtagctgctggcttttaataaacagacacttacctgctcctaggatccagcgacgtgccggccggggctccgctcctcgccccccctcgctggccggcgtcttcattcctagtttGGGCAcacggcagtgacagctttcggcttcacggccgggcacccactgcgcatgcgcgagcagcacggcgccgtctgattggatagGCGCTCGTctgcagggaggggctgcaagaaggcgattaagctaatcgcctttccagccccttggcggaaggaggaagtgggacaggaagtccccttctcctgaagcccccactccccccccccaaaaaaaattacttccaaaatgtggcatgtaagggggcgaggagtgggttaagcggaagttccatttttaggtggaactccgctttaactatttTACCTTCTAAAGAAGTTAAAATTCTGTTCACCAGTAATACCCTAAAACCTATAACAAGTCTCCTCTCA is from Rana temporaria chromosome 9, aRanTem1.1, whole genome shotgun sequence and encodes:
- the LOC120913328 gene encoding cytochrome P450 2G1-like, whose translation is MDITWISTVLLALIISSILYSSWNAMYRRRNLPPGPTPLPIVGNALQMRRGKLVKSLMEFAEKYGSVYTVYFGHSPIVVLTGYDTVKEALLDRAEEFGGRGRVPAFDDFFRGKGIVFSNGELWKDLRRFSLTMLRNFGMGKKSIEERIQEEAEFLVAEIKSQKEKIIDPTNLLVQAVSNVICSIVFGNRFEYEDKNFQQLLNLFASTFKDMSGSWGQLQEMLPEIMYYIPGPHQRINSHLDKLRNFILERVKINQETLDPNFPRDYIDCFLIKQQQENGNTHFDTRNMILTILNLFFAGTETVSSTLRHGFLILMRYPEIQDKVLEEIDRVIGQNRIPNIEDRSKMPYTDAVIYEIQRFCDILPVNVAHLVTRDTNFKGYNIPKGTDVYPLLCSVHQDPKKFATPNKFNPQHFLDSNGCFKKNEGFMPFSAGKRICVGEALARMELFLFLTTTLQNFKLTSKTKFTDEDIEPRMTGFANVPRFYEMSFIPRVL